The Candidatus Obscuribacter sp. genome has a segment encoding these proteins:
- a CDS encoding ABC transporter permease, with product MTSSTRKENPIASPFLWIEGQFAVGVTLLGQVLILWFRTVAYMLTGQIDWKETIRQMYMIGVLSFVVVSITALFTGFAMSLQISRELVQFGADTSIGGVVSLALVREIGPITAGVIVAGRVGSSIAAELTTMMITEQIDALKVMRVDPVKFLVVPRYTAALIMIPTLSVYAMFTGLVAGIVIAQAAANVPPDTFLDSVKQTILDRDFSVHFLKSLINATVIIMFSCAIGLHTRGGAEDVGIATTRTIVWTMISIFILNFVVTSVTYAPR from the coding sequence ATGACATCCAGTACCCGAAAAGAAAACCCAATTGCCAGTCCCTTCTTGTGGATAGAAGGACAGTTTGCCGTTGGCGTAACCCTGCTTGGACAGGTCTTAATTCTCTGGTTTAGGACAGTGGCATACATGCTCACTGGTCAAATTGACTGGAAAGAAACCATCCGTCAAATGTATATGATCGGGGTGCTCTCATTTGTGGTAGTCAGCATCACAGCCCTGTTTACAGGCTTTGCTATGTCACTACAGATATCAAGAGAATTAGTCCAGTTTGGCGCCGATACTTCGATTGGTGGTGTAGTCTCGCTTGCACTGGTAAGAGAGATTGGTCCCATCACAGCTGGTGTCATCGTGGCTGGTCGCGTCGGCTCGTCTATTGCAGCTGAGTTAACCACCATGATGATTACAGAGCAAATCGATGCTCTCAAAGTGATGCGTGTAGACCCAGTCAAATTTCTTGTGGTGCCAAGATATACAGCTGCTTTGATTATGATCCCTACACTCTCTGTATATGCCATGTTTACCGGCCTTGTCGCCGGTATCGTGATTGCTCAAGCAGCTGCCAATGTGCCTCCCGATACGTTTCTTGACTCTGTCAAACAGACAATTCTTGACCGCGACTTTAGCGTGCACTTCCTCAAATCACTCATAAATGCCACAGTCATTATCATGTTTAGCTGTGCCATCGGACTACACACCAGAGGCGGCGCCGAGGATGTAGGCATAGCCACGACTCGCACAATTGTCTGGACAATGATCTCTATATTTATTCTCAATTTTGTCGTTACCTCAGTCACCTATGCACCGCGCTGA
- a CDS encoding ATP-binding cassette domain-containing protein, which yields MAARSAEPILELVNIHKAFGDRQILKGVSFQVFAGEMLGLIGPSGCGKSTILKIICGLLEPDQGEVIKRSDDIGLVFQGSALLNSLTVRENLAIALQARKLSRKESDRIISERLKMVGLEGFEEFSPTKLSGGQQKRTSFARAIVNDPKIILYDEPTTGLDPVMSTVIEDYMIDLERSLQAASIVVTHQHSTWTRTADRVLLMHAGKIVWEGTPEEGVTSEDPYMKQFAHATREGPMLVGAVED from the coding sequence ATGGCAGCAAGAAGCGCAGAACCAATCCTTGAACTTGTGAATATTCACAAGGCTTTTGGCGATCGACAAATTCTCAAGGGCGTGAGTTTTCAAGTTTTTGCAGGCGAAATGCTCGGGCTCATAGGACCGTCGGGCTGCGGCAAATCCACTATTTTAAAAATCATCTGCGGATTATTAGAGCCAGATCAGGGTGAAGTCATCAAACGTTCTGATGATATCGGACTGGTCTTCCAGGGCTCGGCTCTCCTCAACTCCCTGACCGTGCGCGAAAACCTCGCCATTGCTTTGCAAGCACGCAAACTAAGTCGCAAAGAGTCAGATCGCATTATCAGTGAGCGCCTTAAAATGGTTGGACTGGAAGGCTTTGAAGAGTTTTCACCGACCAAGTTATCAGGTGGTCAACAAAAGCGTACAAGTTTTGCCAGAGCTATTGTCAACGATCCTAAAATCATTCTCTACGATGAGCCCACCACTGGTCTCGATCCTGTCATGTCCACAGTTATCGAAGATTACATGATCGACCTGGAGCGCAGTCTGCAAGCCGCCTCCATCGTTGTCACCCACCAGCACTCCACCTGGACTCGCACTGCCGACAGGGTCCTGCTTATGCATGCTGGCAAAATCGTCTGGGAAGGCACCCCAGAAGAAGGAGTTACCTCCGAAGACCCATATATGAAACAATTTGCTCACGCCACTCGGGAAGGTCCGATGCTGGTAGGGGCGGTAGAAGACTAG
- a CDS encoding MCE family protein, protein MNSKPNLEIRVGLFFIIAMFMLTIGWSWLKGISLTHPPQRFIVTFGDVAGLNNNAPVNINGVRVGTVEQIELTQITSTQVTENENITRAETATETGVVQTETKTDTTKVTTDISADTAGVNTEPTNVPTPDAAKFASNQKSVDAAAKKLRERVVNVKVHLKINTEAITIPEGSSITIQTQGLVGAKYIEITLPDSTPTGGFKYISEGETVVGQDPVRIELVMNKIATKMNDIVTSVGSEEVGVSLADALKHSGEAVNSFNQAAKKLDKNMERFQKAADSFTDTSKKVGDAAVEAKSAVKGAGTFFQTRRPDSCDSKWSSQGHETSQRQGQQNPRQSSSHLGYQRDSQSSQTNSRLDWRHNQTTQLYSWRPTHAPGLDLHAH, encoded by the coding sequence ATGAATTCAAAACCAAATCTTGAAATCAGAGTCGGGCTATTTTTTATAATAGCTATGTTTATGCTGACCATAGGCTGGTCCTGGCTTAAAGGCATTTCGCTGACTCACCCACCGCAAAGATTTATCGTCACTTTTGGTGACGTGGCTGGTCTTAACAACAACGCCCCCGTCAATATCAACGGCGTGCGCGTAGGCACCGTCGAACAAATTGAGCTAACTCAAATCACCTCCACTCAAGTTACCGAAAACGAAAATATCACCAGAGCCGAAACAGCCACAGAGACTGGCGTAGTCCAGACTGAGACAAAGACTGACACTACTAAAGTGACCACAGATATTAGTGCCGATACCGCTGGCGTAAACACCGAGCCCACCAATGTGCCCACGCCAGATGCAGCAAAGTTTGCTAGCAATCAAAAGTCTGTCGATGCCGCTGCCAAAAAATTGCGCGAGCGCGTGGTCAACGTCAAAGTGCACCTCAAAATCAACACTGAAGCAATCACAATCCCCGAAGGCTCCTCTATCACTATTCAGACCCAGGGTCTGGTGGGTGCCAAGTACATCGAGATCACATTGCCCGACAGCACACCAACTGGTGGTTTTAAATACATCTCAGAAGGCGAAACTGTGGTCGGTCAAGATCCAGTGCGCATCGAGCTTGTCATGAACAAGATTGCCACCAAGATGAACGACATCGTCACATCAGTCGGCTCCGAAGAAGTCGGCGTCAGCCTGGCAGATGCCCTCAAACACTCTGGCGAAGCCGTTAATAGCTTCAACCAGGCAGCTAAAAAGCTGGACAAAAATATGGAGCGCTTCCAAAAGGCAGCTGACAGTTTTACCGATACATCTAAAAAAGTCGGCGATGCTGCAGTCGAAGCAAAGAGCGCAGTCAAAGGCGCTGGCACATTCTTTCAGACAAGGCGACCAGACTCTTGTGACAGTAAATGGTCTAGCCAAGGACATGAAACAAGCCAGCGGCAAGGTCAACAAAATCCTAGACAATCCAGCTCTCACCTCGGATATCAAAGAGACAGTCAATCTAGCCAAACAAACAGCAGACTCGATTGGCGTCACAATCAAACAACTCAACTCTACTCTTGGCGACCAACCCATGCGCCAGGACTTGATCTCCATGCTCACTAA
- the gatB gene encoding Asp-tRNA(Asn)/Glu-tRNA(Gln) amidotransferase subunit GatB, translated as MALETVIGLEVHAQLKTNTKIFCSCPTAFAAEENTQVCPVCLGMPGVLPVLNKKVVEFGIRTGLALNCEIASNCRFDRKNYFYADLPKGYQISQLDKPICLGGHIEVNGRQIKLNRAHLEEDAGKLVHAGAAGLHGSDYSKVDFNRSSMPLLEIVSEPDLHSPEEARLYLTELRSILRYIEVCDGNLEEGSFRCDANVSMRPVGSTELGTKTEIKNMNSFKAVQRAIQSEIERQTKMIEAGERIVQETRLWNEAEGKTFPMRSKEEAHDYRYFPEPDLMPVTISREWVQQIREQLPELPAERRHRYLNEHGLSSEDSIVLAETRELSDFFDTAVSLGAPAKAACNWLMGPTMAYLKDSKKEFTEVKLTPQNLADICAAVSSGKIGSTAAKQLLVELLESGGDVSKLIESKGLAQVSDEGPIKAMVQAVLDKSPSQIAEYASGKTKVRQYFFGEVMKAAKGKANPQVINKLLDEMLPTPAEQA; from the coding sequence ATGGCACTGGAAACAGTCATCGGTCTGGAAGTACACGCCCAGCTCAAGACTAACACCAAAATATTTTGCAGCTGCCCCACCGCCTTTGCCGCCGAAGAAAACACCCAGGTCTGCCCGGTGTGTCTCGGTATGCCCGGCGTATTGCCTGTACTCAACAAAAAAGTAGTTGAGTTTGGTATCCGCACGGGTCTTGCACTCAACTGCGAAATCGCCTCCAACTGCCGCTTTGATCGCAAAAATTACTTTTACGCCGACCTGCCTAAAGGCTATCAAATCAGCCAGCTAGACAAGCCAATCTGTCTTGGTGGTCACATCGAAGTCAACGGCCGTCAAATCAAACTCAACCGCGCCCACCTCGAAGAAGACGCCGGTAAATTGGTCCACGCTGGTGCTGCCGGTCTGCACGGCTCGGACTATAGCAAGGTGGACTTTAACCGCTCTAGCATGCCTTTGCTCGAAATAGTCAGCGAGCCAGACTTACACAGCCCAGAAGAAGCCCGACTCTATCTCACTGAGCTGCGCTCTATTTTGCGCTACATCGAAGTCTGCGATGGCAACCTGGAAGAAGGCAGCTTTAGATGCGATGCCAACGTCTCAATGCGCCCAGTCGGCTCAACAGAGCTTGGCACTAAAACCGAAATCAAAAACATGAACAGCTTTAAGGCCGTACAACGCGCCATCCAGTCTGAAATAGAAAGACAGACAAAAATGATTGAGGCTGGCGAGCGCATTGTGCAGGAAACAAGACTGTGGAACGAAGCTGAAGGCAAGACTTTTCCCATGCGCTCCAAAGAAGAAGCGCACGACTATCGCTACTTCCCAGAGCCAGATTTGATGCCAGTCACAATTAGCCGCGAGTGGGTGCAGCAAATCAGAGAGCAGCTCCCTGAGCTGCCAGCCGAACGCCGTCATCGTTATCTAAATGAGCACGGACTCTCTAGCGAAGACTCTATCGTCCTTGCCGAAACCAGAGAATTAAGTGACTTTTTTGATACTGCAGTCTCACTCGGCGCACCAGCCAAAGCCGCCTGCAACTGGCTGATGGGACCGACCATGGCTTACCTCAAAGATAGCAAAAAAGAGTTTACCGAAGTCAAATTGACGCCACAAAATCTAGCTGACATCTGTGCAGCTGTAAGCTCTGGCAAAATCGGCTCCACTGCCGCCAAACAGCTCCTGGTCGAGCTATTAGAGAGTGGTGGCGACGTCAGCAAACTAATCGAGAGCAAAGGTCTGGCTCAAGTCTCAGACGAAGGCCCAATCAAAGCTATGGTGCAAGCCGTGCTCGATAAGAGCCCAAGCCAGATTGCCGAGTACGCTAGCGGTAAGACAAAAGTACGTCAGTACTTTTTTGGTGAAGTAATGAAAGCAGCCAAAGGCAAAGCCAACCCGCAGGTTATCAACAAACTGCTGGATGAGATGCTACCGACCCCGGCTGAGCAGGCTTAA
- a CDS encoding M23 family metallopeptidase — protein MVAWRSKILTVLVALAFGSAASATDFRGYFAPAVLVSNMQNNLMYSPVGMGEVTSKAGFRVHPVTGHGDFHNGVDLAARLNDKVYCLLDGVVTRVGWRGNLGVAVEIYHPYPNVRTIVGHLNAYSVRPGEPVMRGRVIGYAGTTGRSTGVHVHYTVIKEDTNEYIEPYMFIKQVPQYVMQLRTVQAQMMRNQNMRSYKQKLDNNLIETTAQNTEDLPEGKPGKEKDPPSSMEP, from the coding sequence ATGGTAGCCTGGCGCTCAAAAATACTGACGGTCCTTGTGGCGCTTGCTTTTGGTAGCGCTGCGTCCGCCACTGATTTTAGAGGCTACTTTGCGCCAGCTGTGCTGGTCAGCAACATGCAAAACAATTTGATGTACTCACCAGTCGGCATGGGTGAGGTAACGTCCAAGGCAGGCTTCCGCGTGCACCCTGTGACTGGTCACGGCGACTTCCACAATGGTGTGGACCTGGCAGCTCGTCTCAACGACAAAGTCTATTGCCTCCTTGATGGTGTAGTCACTCGCGTGGGCTGGCGTGGCAACCTCGGTGTAGCCGTAGAGATTTACCATCCGTATCCCAACGTACGCACGATAGTCGGTCACCTCAACGCTTACTCCGTACGTCCGGGCGAGCCAGTCATGCGCGGTCGAGTGATAGGTTATGCCGGCACCACCGGTCGCTCCACTGGTGTACACGTGCACTACACGGTGATAAAAGAAGACACCAACGAATACATCGAGCCGTATATGTTTATCAAACAAGTGCCGCAATATGTGATGCAATTGCGCACAGTGCAGGCTCAGATGATGCGCAACCAAAACATGCGCTCATACAAACAAAAGCTCGACAATAATCTAATTGAGACAACTGCTCAAAACACCGAAGATCTGCCAGAAGGCAAGCCCGGCAAAGAAAAAGATCCACCATCATCAATGGAGCCCTAG
- a CDS encoding VOC family protein, whose translation MQRITNCLWFDGQAEEAAKFYTSIFKNSKILDVVRYTANSSKASGQPVGDVMTVSFELDGQKFLALNGGSHYKFTPAISLMVACETQAELDHMWDKLSDGGGPVQCGWLTDKFGVSWQVIPNMLDKLLVSGDEERTDRVMAAVTSMIKLDIDTMQKAYDGK comes from the coding sequence GTGCAAAGAATCACTAACTGCCTCTGGTTTGATGGACAGGCAGAAGAAGCAGCAAAGTTTTATACATCCATCTTTAAAAACTCAAAGATTTTGGATGTAGTGCGCTACACCGCAAACTCATCCAAAGCTAGCGGTCAGCCTGTTGGTGATGTGATGACTGTAAGTTTTGAGCTGGACGGTCAAAAGTTTTTGGCTCTCAATGGCGGCTCACACTATAAATTTACCCCGGCGATTTCGCTCATGGTGGCATGCGAGACTCAAGCTGAGCTGGACCATATGTGGGACAAACTCTCAGATGGCGGTGGACCAGTACAGTGCGGCTGGCTAACTGACAAGTTTGGTGTCTCGTGGCAAGTAATACCAAACATGCTCGACAAGCTCCTCGTCAGTGGCGACGAAGAGAGGACAGACAGAGTCATGGCAGCGGTGACCAGTATGATCAAGCTGGACATCGATACAATGCAAAAAGCGTATGATGGTAAATAG